One region of Eleutherodactylus coqui strain aEleCoq1 chromosome 5, aEleCoq1.hap1, whole genome shotgun sequence genomic DNA includes:
- the LOC136627325 gene encoding oocyte zinc finger protein XlCOF22-like isoform X8, protein MEEWEYLEGHKDLYKEAMMETRQPLPSPVPSSKRSPPERCPRPLLPQDHQLLYQDEDLTDINTTETNVRGDQRCKEEIPTGNRPDGSSRENPPERCPNHPYSQDCQEENVPENQQCENLIIIKVEVKDEAEEMDIMADQQYGLMERNPPEKCPSSLYSQNCPEEEPSVPENHQLLYQDEDLTNINTTETNVRGDQWCKQGVPTGNRPDDCIWSSEGRLISADCKAEGCGITQDTYEEPAIIPDIPSTLQNKDQSSDPLVQVPYFDSSQTDKQKKSHRKGEHRGAHTGAKAYSCPECGKCFTEKSNLVIHQRSHTGEKPFSCSECGKCFTQKSNLIQHQRRHTGEKPYSCSECGKHFDFKANLLVHQRCHTGEKPFSCSECGKLFGLKANLLVHQRSHTGEKPFSCSKCGKCFAVKSVLVKHQRIHTGEKPFSCSECGKCFTEQSFLVRHQRSHTGEKPFSCSKCGKCFAVKSVLVKHQRIHTGEKPFSCSECGKCFTEKSFLVRHQRSHTGERPFSCSECGKCFTQKAYLVTHQRTHTGDKPFSCSECGKCYAEKSKLVQHQKIHTGEKPFVCPDCGKCFTEKSKLVQHQKIHTGEKPFSCSECGKCFTRKSNFLRHHKVHTGERSFF, encoded by the exons cttttgtatcaggatgaagatctgaccgatattaatactacagagacaaatgtgaggggcgatcagcggtgtaaagaggagattcctacaggtaaccgcccag ATGGTTCCAGTAGGGAaaacccaccagagagatgtcccaacCATCCATATTCTCAGGACTGTCAAGAGGAAAATGTCCCagagaaccagcag tGTGAAAATCTGATTATTATTAAGGTTGAGGTTAAAGACGAAGCAGAAGAGATGGATATAATGGCTGATCAGCAGT ATGGACTCATGGAGAGAAACCCACCAGAGAAATGTCCCAGCAGTCTATATTCCCAGAACTGTCCAGAAGAAGAACCAAGTGTCCCAGAGAaccatcag cttttgtatcaggatgaagatctgaccaatatcaatactacagagacaaatgtgaggggcgatcagtgGTGTAAACAGGGggttcctacaggtaaccgcccag atgactgtatctggagctcagagggacgtctgatatctgcagattgtaaagcagagggttgtggtatcacacaagatacatatgaagaacctgccattatcccagatatcccctcaACCCTTCAGAACAAAGATCAATCATCTGATCCTCTTGTACAGGTCCCATATtttgattcatcacagactgataagcagaagaaaagtcacagaaagGGAGAACATCGAGGCGCTCACACAGGGGCGAAGGcatattcatgtccagaatgtgggaaatgttttacagagaaatcaaatctggttatacatcagagaagtcacacaggagagaagccgttttcttgttcagaatgtgggaaatgttttactcagaaatcaaaTTTAATTCAACATCAGAGAAGGCACACAGGTGAAAAACCatattcttgttcagaatgtgggaaacatttTGACTTTAAAGCAAATCTTCTTGTACATCAAAgatgtcacacaggggagaagccattttcttgttcagaatgtgggaaactttTTGGCTTGAAAGCAAATCTACtggtacatcagagaagtcacacaggggagaagccattttcatgttccaaatgtgggaaatgttttgcggTTAAGTCagtccttgttaaacatcagagaattcacacaggagagaagccattttcttgttcagaatgtggaaaatgttttacagagCAATCATTTCTTGTTcggcatcagagaagtcacacaggagagaagccgttttcttgttccaaatgtgggaaatgttttgcggTTAAATCGGTCctcgttaaacatcagagaattcacacaggagagaagccattctcttgttcagaatgtggaaaatgttttacagagaaatcCTTTCTCGTtcgacatcagagaagtcacacaggggagaggccattttcttgttcagagtgtgggaaatgttttacccagaaagcatatcttgttacacatcagagaactcacacaggagataaaccattttcatgttcagaatgtgggaagtgttatGCAGAGAAATCAAAGCTAGTTCAGCATCAGAAAATTcatacaggagaaaagccatttgtatgtccagattgtgggaaatgttttacagaaaaatcaaAGCTAGTTcagcatcagaaaattcacacaggagagaaaccgttttcatgttcagaatgtgggaaatgttttactcgcaaATCAAATTTTCTGCGGCATCATAAAGTTCACACTGGAGAGAGATCATTTTTTTAA